The following coding sequences are from one Arthrobacter sp. PvP023 window:
- a CDS encoding thymidylate synthase: MSIPTPYEDLLRDVLANGTHKSDRTGTGTLSVFGRQMRFDLSQSFPLITTKRVHFKSVAVELLWFLRGETNVKWMQDQGVTIWNEWADADGELGPVYGVQWRSWPTPDGGHIDQIAELVENLKSNPDSRRHIVSAWNVAELQDMALPPCHAFFQFYVADGKLSCQLYQRSADTFLGVPFNIASYALLTCMLAQQVGLEPGEFVWTGGDVHIYDNHMDQVLKQLKREPYAYPQLRILRKPDSIFDYTLDDFEVVGYQHHPTIKAPIAV, encoded by the coding sequence GTGAGCATTCCAACGCCCTATGAAGACCTCCTGCGTGACGTCCTTGCCAACGGCACGCACAAATCTGACCGCACCGGCACCGGCACGCTCAGCGTGTTCGGGCGGCAGATGCGCTTTGACCTCAGCCAAAGCTTTCCGCTGATCACCACCAAGCGCGTTCATTTCAAGTCGGTAGCGGTTGAACTTCTATGGTTCCTGCGCGGTGAAACCAACGTGAAATGGATGCAGGACCAGGGCGTCACGATCTGGAACGAATGGGCCGATGCCGACGGCGAACTGGGTCCCGTTTACGGTGTGCAGTGGCGCAGCTGGCCGACGCCCGACGGCGGCCACATCGACCAGATCGCCGAGCTGGTGGAGAACCTCAAGTCCAACCCGGACTCGCGCCGGCACATCGTGTCCGCCTGGAACGTGGCTGAGCTTCAGGACATGGCCCTGCCGCCGTGCCACGCGTTCTTCCAGTTCTACGTTGCGGACGGCAAGCTGTCCTGCCAGTTGTACCAGCGCTCGGCGGACACCTTCCTGGGCGTCCCGTTCAACATCGCCTCCTATGCGCTGCTGACCTGCATGCTGGCCCAGCAGGTGGGCCTGGAGCCCGGTGAGTTCGTCTGGACCGGCGGCGACGTGCACATTTACGACAACCACATGGACCAGGTGCTCAAGCAGCTCAAACGGGAGCCGTACGCATACCCGCAGCTGAGAATCCTCCGCAAGCCGGACTCCATTTTTGACTACACGCTGGACGACTTTGAAGTGGTCGGGTACCAGCACCACCCTACGATTAAGGCGCCGATCGCAGTATGA
- a CDS encoding GntR family transcriptional regulator has protein sequence MTAGIAVDLRSAVPPYEQIRTQISSLIAVGSLASGTRLPTVRSLAADLGIAAGTVARAYKELEQAGLIETRRRNGTVVVGMPGSVRPAGGSIPADLTAAVDRYIAEGRAAGLDDGTLQDILRLRLGHPQ, from the coding sequence ATGACGGCGGGGATTGCCGTTGACCTGCGGTCGGCCGTGCCGCCCTATGAGCAGATCCGCACCCAGATTTCCTCGTTGATCGCTGTCGGCTCGCTGGCTTCCGGAACCCGGCTGCCCACTGTCCGCAGCCTGGCGGCGGACCTGGGCATCGCAGCGGGGACGGTGGCGCGCGCTTACAAGGAACTCGAGCAGGCGGGCCTGATTGAAACACGGCGGCGAAACGGGACCGTCGTCGTCGGCATGCCCGGCTCCGTACGCCCGGCGGGCGGCTCCATACCCGCGGACCTGACCGCCGCCGTCGACCGTTACATCGCTGAAGGCCGCGCCGCGGGCCTGGACGACGGCACGCTCCAGGACATACTGCGCCTCCGGCTTGGCCATCCTCAGTAG
- a CDS encoding NUDIX hydrolase, translating to MADQTDHPGEPVAVTAAGALPWRVSKDKLEVLLIHRPSYDDWSWPKGKIDAGETIPECAVREIEEEIGLKATLGIPLPPIHYHVSAGLKVVHYWAVDVDGAVLRPDGKEVDSVMWCSPEKAAALLSNPGDIAPLEHLVAAHARKELDTWPLLVVRHAKAKPRSSWTKAEGDRPLAATGLRQAQAVRRLLHVWKPLRVHSSPWQRCVATIAPYAKSADAKVKLHDALTEHRHARSPKKTAAVVEALFDKQRAIALCTHRPALPTVISQLGEHMNGRLRALLPSSDPYLAPGEIIVCHVARGNNHKIVAVEQFRPFDD from the coding sequence ATTGCGGACCAGACCGACCATCCCGGGGAACCTGTAGCGGTCACCGCTGCGGGCGCCCTGCCGTGGCGCGTCAGCAAGGACAAGCTCGAGGTCCTGCTGATCCACCGTCCAAGCTATGACGACTGGTCGTGGCCGAAAGGAAAGATCGACGCCGGCGAGACCATTCCGGAGTGCGCCGTCCGTGAGATCGAAGAGGAGATCGGGCTCAAGGCCACCCTCGGCATTCCCCTTCCTCCGATCCACTACCACGTGTCCGCCGGCCTGAAGGTAGTCCATTACTGGGCCGTGGACGTGGACGGTGCCGTGCTGCGCCCGGACGGCAAGGAAGTGGACAGCGTGATGTGGTGTTCACCGGAAAAGGCCGCGGCCCTGCTGAGCAACCCCGGTGATATTGCGCCGCTTGAGCACCTGGTGGCAGCCCACGCACGCAAGGAACTGGATACGTGGCCGCTGCTGGTGGTGCGCCACGCCAAGGCCAAGCCCCGCTCCTCCTGGACCAAGGCGGAAGGGGACCGTCCGCTCGCGGCTACAGGTTTGCGGCAGGCCCAGGCTGTCCGACGGCTGCTTCACGTGTGGAAGCCCCTCCGCGTGCACTCAAGCCCGTGGCAGCGCTGTGTCGCCACCATTGCGCCGTACGCCAAGTCCGCCGACGCGAAAGTAAAACTGCACGACGCCCTGACCGAACACCGCCATGCCCGGAGCCCGAAGAAGACCGCAGCCGTTGTGGAAGCACTCTTCGACAAGCAACGCGCCATTGCCCTGTGCACCCACCGGCCGGCCTTGCCCACGGTGATCTCGCAGCTGGGTGAGCACATGAACGGCCGGCTGCGTGCCCTGCTGCCATCCTCCGACCCCTACCTGGCCCCGGGAGAGATCATTGTGTGCCACGTAGCCCGCGGCAATAACCACAAAATTGTCGCCGTGGAACAGTTCAGGCCTTTCGACGACTAG
- a CDS encoding RNA degradosome polyphosphate kinase has translation MQPESAGIATSEAKVLPVRARFGSSEVPASRATQDRIDIPEFAPNLEPEGDISPDRFLDRELSWLAFNSRVLELAEDPTLHLLERVSFLSIFASNLDEFFMVRVAGLKRRIATGLAVPSPAGLSPMQVLDQIGEAAHRLAQRHARVYAEQIRPALAYEHIHLMHWDELDDQAKDQLSAMFAEKVFPILTPLAVDPAHPFPYISGLSLNLAVVVRNPVSDKELFARVKVPDQLPRLISIDGPRAGSVPGRVARFIALEEVIAVHLDQLFAGMEVLEHHTFRVTRNEDVEVEEDDAENLLQALEKELLRRRFGPPVRLEVTNDINPNIRALLIRELGVEESEVYSVPAPLDLRGLSVIAGIDRADLHYPKHVPHTSRYLNESETSKAANVFAAMRRRDILLHHPYDSFSTSVQAFLEQAAADPKVQAIKQTLYRTSGDSPIVDALIDAAEAGKQVLALVEIKARFDEQANISWARKLEQAGVHVVYGIVGLKTHCKLSLVVRQEVDGLRRYCHIGTGNYHPRTARYYEDLGLLTANEQVGEDLSRLFNQLSGYAPKSTFKRLLVAPRSVRSGLIDRIEKEIRNAKAGISARVQIKVNSMVDEAIIDSLYRASQAGVNVDVIVRGICSLRPGIPGLSENITVRSVLGRFLEHSRVFAFANGGDPVVYIGSADMMHRNLDRRVEALVQLTSGDDTSYVLDMLRRYMDPATSSWHLDSQGEWTRHHIGDDGKPLEDVQSWLLASRSRQRPTIRR, from the coding sequence ATGCAACCGGAATCAGCCGGAATCGCCACGTCTGAGGCCAAGGTGCTTCCGGTGCGCGCCCGCTTCGGGTCCTCCGAGGTCCCTGCTTCCCGTGCCACGCAGGACCGGATCGACATTCCCGAGTTCGCACCCAATCTTGAGCCCGAGGGAGACATCAGCCCGGACCGGTTCCTGGACCGTGAATTGAGCTGGCTGGCTTTCAACTCCCGGGTGCTGGAACTTGCCGAGGACCCCACCCTGCACCTGCTGGAGCGTGTCAGCTTCCTGTCCATCTTTGCCTCCAACCTGGACGAGTTCTTCATGGTCCGCGTGGCCGGCCTGAAGCGCCGGATCGCCACCGGGCTGGCCGTCCCGTCGCCGGCAGGACTGAGCCCCATGCAGGTTCTGGACCAGATCGGCGAAGCCGCCCACCGCCTTGCGCAGCGCCACGCCCGGGTCTATGCCGAACAGATCCGGCCGGCCCTGGCGTATGAGCACATCCACCTCATGCACTGGGATGAGCTTGACGACCAGGCCAAGGACCAGCTCAGCGCCATGTTCGCGGAAAAGGTCTTCCCCATCCTGACCCCGCTGGCAGTGGATCCCGCCCACCCGTTCCCCTACATTTCGGGACTGTCGCTCAACCTGGCCGTGGTGGTCCGCAACCCCGTCAGCGACAAGGAACTGTTCGCCCGCGTCAAAGTTCCGGACCAGCTGCCCCGCCTCATATCCATTGACGGCCCGCGTGCCGGCTCGGTCCCCGGCCGGGTGGCCCGGTTCATCGCACTGGAAGAAGTCATCGCCGTCCACCTGGACCAGCTGTTCGCCGGCATGGAGGTCCTGGAGCACCACACGTTCCGCGTCACCCGCAACGAGGACGTTGAGGTGGAAGAGGACGACGCCGAGAACCTGCTGCAGGCGCTCGAAAAGGAACTGCTGCGCCGCCGGTTCGGCCCGCCGGTGCGACTCGAAGTCACCAACGACATCAACCCGAACATCCGGGCGCTGCTGATCCGCGAACTGGGCGTGGAGGAGTCCGAGGTCTACTCCGTACCTGCACCGTTGGACCTCCGCGGCCTGTCCGTCATTGCCGGGATCGACCGCGCGGACCTGCATTACCCGAAGCACGTTCCGCACACCTCGCGGTACCTGAACGAATCGGAGACGTCGAAGGCAGCCAACGTGTTCGCGGCCATGCGCCGGCGGGACATCCTGCTGCACCACCCGTACGATTCGTTCTCCACGTCCGTCCAGGCCTTCCTGGAGCAGGCAGCGGCGGACCCCAAGGTGCAGGCCATCAAGCAGACGCTGTACCGCACTTCGGGCGACTCCCCCATCGTCGATGCCCTCATTGATGCGGCAGAGGCAGGCAAGCAGGTGCTGGCCCTGGTGGAGATCAAGGCCCGGTTCGATGAACAGGCCAACATTTCCTGGGCACGGAAACTGGAACAGGCCGGCGTGCATGTTGTGTACGGCATCGTGGGCCTGAAGACCCACTGCAAGCTCTCCCTCGTGGTCCGCCAGGAAGTGGACGGGCTGCGGCGCTACTGCCACATCGGCACCGGCAACTACCACCCGCGCACGGCCCGCTACTACGAGGACCTCGGGCTGCTGACGGCCAACGAGCAGGTGGGCGAGGACCTTTCCAGGCTCTTCAACCAGCTCTCCGGCTACGCTCCGAAATCCACTTTCAAGCGACTTCTAGTGGCGCCCCGTTCGGTGCGTTCCGGGCTCATTGACCGCATCGAGAAGGAAATCCGCAACGCCAAGGCAGGCATTTCGGCCAGGGTGCAGATCAAGGTCAACTCCATGGTGGACGAGGCAATCATCGATTCGCTCTACCGTGCATCACAGGCCGGCGTGAACGTGGACGTAATAGTCCGCGGCATCTGTTCACTGCGCCCCGGCATCCCCGGGCTCAGCGAAAACATCACGGTGCGTTCCGTACTGGGACGTTTCCTGGAGCACTCGCGCGTGTTTGCCTTCGCCAACGGCGGGGACCCCGTGGTCTATATCGGCTCCGCCGACATGATGCACCGTAACCTTGACCGGCGGGTGGAAGCGCTGGTCCAGCTGACCAGCGGCGACGACACGTCCTACGTGCTGGACATGCTCCGCCGCTACATGGACCCGGCAACGTCCAGCTGGCACCTGGACAGCCAGGGTGAATGGACCAGGCACCACATCGGTGACGACGGCAAGCCGCTGGAGGACGTCCAGTCATGGCTGCTCGCTTCGCGTTCCCGCCAGCGCCCGACGATTAGGCGGTAG
- the mshD gene encoding mycothiol synthase — translation MSPAHPENWPVLVIKGGVDDELLRDFTALATAAEESDGNPPLSEQTFVTLRAGESGSHSLLTLALYAPDEDSDPATAQDLAGFAVVVEEADGTGVLEVAVHPSYRNQGVADRLVATLKASRGFDGLKAWSHGNHEAAADLAAKYGYAPIRELWKMRLTASDAELPDAALPDNVSLRAFVPGQDEEAWLAANKAAFSHHPEQGNMTRQDLDARMAEDWFDAAGFLLAVDPSGRILGFHWTKVHPGHGGHPAIGEVYVVGVTPEAQGMGLGKALTVAGIKYLQNKGLHAVMLYTDADNTPAVALYRRLGFTRWDADVMYGPKNGG, via the coding sequence ATGAGTCCTGCACATCCCGAGAACTGGCCCGTACTCGTCATCAAAGGCGGAGTGGACGATGAACTGCTCAGGGATTTCACAGCCCTCGCCACGGCCGCCGAAGAGTCTGACGGAAACCCTCCCCTGTCCGAGCAGACTTTTGTGACCCTTCGCGCAGGCGAGTCGGGAAGCCACTCACTCCTGACCCTGGCGCTCTATGCGCCCGATGAAGATTCGGATCCCGCCACCGCCCAGGACCTCGCCGGCTTCGCAGTGGTGGTGGAGGAAGCGGACGGTACAGGTGTGCTGGAGGTGGCGGTGCATCCGAGCTACCGGAACCAGGGCGTAGCCGACAGGCTGGTTGCCACGCTCAAGGCATCACGGGGTTTCGACGGGCTCAAGGCGTGGTCCCACGGAAACCACGAGGCAGCAGCGGACCTTGCGGCCAAGTACGGTTACGCCCCCATCCGCGAGTTGTGGAAGATGCGGCTCACAGCGTCTGACGCTGAACTGCCCGACGCCGCCCTCCCGGACAACGTGAGCCTGCGGGCCTTCGTCCCCGGGCAGGACGAGGAGGCCTGGCTGGCAGCCAACAAGGCCGCCTTCAGCCACCATCCGGAGCAAGGCAACATGACGCGGCAGGATCTGGACGCCCGGATGGCTGAGGACTGGTTCGACGCCGCCGGCTTCCTCCTCGCCGTCGACCCGTCCGGCCGGATCCTCGGCTTCCACTGGACCAAGGTGCACCCTGGCCACGGCGGCCATCCCGCCATCGGTGAGGTCTATGTGGTGGGTGTGACCCCCGAAGCCCAGGGCATGGGACTGGGCAAGGCCCTCACCGTGGCCGGCATCAAATACCTGCAGAACAAGGGCCTTCACGCGGTCATGCTCTACACGGATGCGGACAATACGCCGGCCGTTGCGCTGTACCGCCGGCTCGGCTTCACGCGGTGGGATGCGGACGTGATGTACGGACCCAAAAACGGCGGTTAA
- a CDS encoding response regulator transcription factor: MSHILLLTNSTGSSVDILPALELLNHRVHILPAEPTALLETDPCDVVLLDARKDLVGARSLTQLLKATGLSAPLMLILTEGGMAAVSSAWAVDDILLDSAGPAEVEARIRLSVARAVPEKEDLPTEIRAAGVVIDEASYTARVNGAPLNLTFKEFELLKYLAQHPGRVFTRQQLLTEVWGYDYYGGTRTVDVHVRRLRAKLGADHENLISTVRNVGYRLTLVRQPEEELTEA, translated from the coding sequence ATGTCGCACATCCTGCTACTGACGAACAGCACCGGATCATCGGTGGACATTCTGCCTGCCTTGGAATTGCTCAACCACCGCGTTCATATCCTCCCGGCCGAGCCCACCGCCCTGCTGGAAACCGACCCCTGCGACGTCGTCCTGCTGGATGCCCGCAAAGACCTGGTCGGTGCGCGGTCCCTCACCCAATTGCTCAAGGCCACCGGGCTCAGTGCACCATTGATGCTGATCCTCACAGAAGGCGGCATGGCAGCCGTCTCCTCGGCCTGGGCAGTGGACGACATCCTGCTGGACTCCGCGGGTCCGGCTGAAGTCGAAGCACGGATCCGGCTCTCTGTCGCGCGGGCCGTCCCGGAGAAAGAGGATCTTCCCACCGAAATCCGCGCCGCCGGCGTCGTCATCGACGAAGCAAGCTATACGGCCAGGGTCAACGGCGCTCCCCTGAACCTGACGTTCAAGGAATTCGAACTCCTGAAGTACCTGGCGCAGCACCCCGGCCGGGTGTTCACCCGGCAGCAGCTCCTCACGGAGGTGTGGGGCTATGACTACTACGGCGGCACCCGCACCGTGGACGTCCACGTCCGGCGGCTGCGGGCCAAGCTCGGCGCCGACCACGAAAACCTGATCAGCACGGTACGCAACGTAGGCTACCGCCTGACCCTCGTGCGGCAGCCCGAGGAGGAGCTGACGGAGGCATAG
- a CDS encoding permease, producing the protein MKPWTIGTIGLAGLAVFIGGAYTSPEVLLGVAILVALAVGVGWPHFLDIPAKKTLAAIIGLPGAGSAVAATYVPAPGFLDWTPAFIAAGVMAVFLMQLLRGTGQAQRLESTLGSSAGVLLSCLGAGWIAASRFNGVKEMLLVAGISAAFALLAGLIRWPDRIVAPLGIVLAGLTAPLAGLIFSNIAVIPAAVVGVTVGAVLVSLRRLVILRGDRINFPAALGMGLAPVAAVGSLAYFIDKLLIY; encoded by the coding sequence GTGAAGCCGTGGACCATCGGAACCATCGGGCTGGCCGGGCTTGCTGTCTTTATCGGCGGCGCTTACACCTCCCCTGAAGTGCTGCTTGGTGTCGCCATACTCGTAGCCCTGGCCGTCGGAGTCGGTTGGCCCCACTTCCTGGACATCCCCGCCAAGAAGACCCTCGCAGCAATTATCGGACTGCCCGGAGCGGGCTCGGCTGTGGCAGCCACCTATGTCCCGGCGCCCGGTTTCCTCGACTGGACCCCGGCGTTTATTGCGGCAGGCGTGATGGCTGTTTTCCTGATGCAGCTGCTTCGCGGCACGGGCCAGGCGCAGCGGCTGGAATCCACGCTGGGTTCTAGCGCAGGTGTGCTGCTGTCCTGTCTTGGTGCAGGGTGGATTGCGGCTTCGAGGTTCAACGGCGTCAAGGAAATGCTGCTCGTGGCCGGCATCAGTGCCGCCTTTGCCCTGCTGGCCGGGCTCATCCGCTGGCCGGACCGGATTGTGGCGCCGCTGGGCATTGTGCTGGCCGGCCTCACTGCTCCGCTGGCAGGCCTGATCTTCTCAAACATCGCCGTAATACCCGCCGCCGTGGTGGGCGTTACGGTAGGCGCAGTTCTCGTCAGCCTGCGCAGGCTGGTTATACTCCGCGGGGACCGGATTAACTTTCCGGCCGCCCTGGGCATGGGCCTTGCACCCGTGGCAGCGGTGGGTTCGCTCGCGTACTTCATAGACAAACTACTCATCTACTAA
- a CDS encoding FABP family protein — protein sequence MPIEIPTDLTPELVPLSWLIGEWEGSGRLGAGEEDSEHFSQHVSFTHNGLPYLQYRAESWLTDDEGTRLRPLTVETGFWALERKQREEDGGPGLIPADIVPVLKSADEVEALRNSDGGFDISVSISHPGGISELYYGQIKGPQIQLSTDMVMRGSHSKEYTAATRIFGLVDGKLLWRWDVASGAGATQGGGLEAHASAILSKIS from the coding sequence GTGCCGATTGAAATTCCTACAGACCTCACGCCCGAGCTCGTCCCGTTGTCCTGGCTCATTGGTGAGTGGGAGGGCAGCGGACGCCTGGGCGCCGGCGAGGAAGATTCCGAGCATTTCTCCCAGCATGTGTCCTTCACGCACAACGGCCTGCCGTACCTCCAGTACCGCGCCGAGAGCTGGCTGACCGACGATGAGGGCACCAGGCTGCGCCCGCTGACGGTGGAGACCGGCTTCTGGGCGTTGGAGCGGAAGCAGCGGGAGGAGGACGGCGGTCCGGGGCTGATCCCGGCCGACATCGTTCCGGTGCTGAAAAGCGCCGACGAAGTCGAAGCGTTGCGCAACAGCGACGGCGGCTTCGACATCTCCGTTTCCATCTCCCATCCCGGCGGCATCTCCGAGCTGTACTACGGCCAGATCAAGGGCCCCCAGATCCAGCTGAGCACCGACATGGTCATGCGTGGGAGCCACTCCAAGGAGTACACGGCGGCAACCCGGATCTTCGGTCTGGTGGACGGGAAGCTGCTCTGGCGGTGGGACGTGGCGAGCGGGGCGGGCGCCACTCAGGGCGGCGGCCTGGAAGCCCACGCTTCGGCCATCCTCAGCAAGATTTCCTAG
- a CDS encoding flavodoxin family protein, translated as MNSLHPDPGTPDQRTKAKYGDLKAVFFNGTLKKSPETSNTDGLIEVSRRIMEKQGVATRVIRTVDHDIASGVYPDMREHGWATDEWPGLYPAVQEADIVVVAGPIWLGDNSSQTKKLIERLYAHSGQLNDKGQWAFYPKVGGCLITGNEDGIKHCSMNVLYSLQHIGFTIPPQADAGWIGPVGPGPSYLDEGSGGPESDFTNRNTTFMTWNLLHLARILKDAGGIPAYGNLPEEWKAGTRFDFENPEYR; from the coding sequence GTGAACAGCCTTCATCCGGACCCGGGTACGCCAGATCAGCGGACCAAAGCTAAATACGGCGATCTCAAGGCCGTCTTCTTCAACGGAACCCTCAAAAAATCTCCGGAGACCAGCAACACGGACGGCCTGATCGAGGTCAGCCGCCGGATCATGGAGAAGCAGGGCGTCGCCACGCGGGTGATCCGGACCGTTGACCACGACATTGCCAGCGGCGTATATCCGGACATGCGCGAGCACGGCTGGGCAACCGACGAGTGGCCCGGGCTGTACCCCGCGGTCCAGGAAGCGGACATCGTGGTGGTGGCCGGCCCTATCTGGCTGGGCGACAATTCCTCCCAGACCAAAAAACTGATCGAACGCCTCTACGCGCACTCGGGGCAACTGAACGACAAAGGCCAGTGGGCCTTCTACCCCAAAGTGGGCGGCTGCCTCATTACCGGCAACGAGGACGGCATTAAGCACTGCTCGATGAACGTCCTTTACAGCCTCCAGCACATCGGCTTCACCATCCCTCCGCAGGCTGACGCCGGCTGGATCGGACCGGTGGGGCCGGGCCCGAGCTACCTCGACGAAGGGTCCGGCGGACCGGAAAGCGACTTCACCAACCGCAACACCACGTTCATGACGTGGAACCTGCTGCACCTGGCCCGAATCCTGAAGGACGCCGGCGGGATCCCCGCCTACGGCAACCTGCCGGAGGAATGGAAAGCCGGCACCCGGTTCGACTTCGAGAATCCGGAATACCGCTAG
- a CDS encoding folate-binding protein YgfZ, whose protein sequence is MTIKSPLLSRPGAVEAGGADSGVASHYGEPLREQRALAAGTAVVDLSHRGVVTVSGPDRLSWLNTLSSQQVTNLAPGESSELLLLSVQGRIEYDARVIDDGGTTWLIVEAAEAAPLAEWLNRMKFMLRVEIADVSGDWAVLGSTRRVEEWSGLKVWEDPWPHVGAGGYAYSVVAEESHPGMERPWFEYLVPAAELEATVGDRPLAGVWAAEALRIAAWRPRLGAETDDKTIPHELDLLRTAVHLAKGCYKGQETVARVHNLGHPPRRLVFLQLDGSQHTLPAVGSEVRLGERKVGTVTSVVQHYEMGPVALAVIKRSVSPDEILTVVDGDEPYTAAQEVIVAPDAGQVVGRQTGFLKGTHR, encoded by the coding sequence ATGACTATCAAGAGCCCCCTGTTGTCGCGCCCGGGCGCCGTCGAGGCCGGCGGTGCGGACTCCGGCGTCGCGTCGCATTATGGTGAACCGCTGCGGGAGCAGCGGGCGCTGGCAGCCGGCACCGCCGTCGTCGACCTTTCCCACCGCGGCGTGGTCACCGTCTCCGGTCCGGACCGCCTGAGCTGGCTCAACACCCTCTCCTCCCAGCAGGTCACCAACCTTGCGCCGGGGGAGTCCAGCGAACTGCTGCTGCTCAGCGTCCAGGGCCGCATTGAGTACGACGCGCGGGTCATTGACGACGGCGGGACCACCTGGCTGATCGTTGAGGCCGCCGAAGCGGCACCCTTGGCGGAGTGGCTGAACCGGATGAAGTTCATGCTCCGCGTTGAAATTGCGGATGTTTCCGGCGACTGGGCCGTCCTCGGATCCACGCGGCGGGTTGAGGAGTGGTCCGGCCTGAAAGTGTGGGAAGACCCCTGGCCGCATGTGGGAGCCGGTGGCTACGCCTACTCGGTTGTCGCGGAAGAGTCGCACCCGGGCATGGAGCGGCCATGGTTTGAATACCTGGTGCCGGCCGCGGAACTCGAAGCCACCGTGGGTGACCGGCCGCTGGCCGGCGTCTGGGCCGCCGAAGCGCTGCGCATCGCCGCCTGGCGTCCCCGTCTTGGCGCGGAAACCGATGACAAGACCATTCCGCATGAGCTTGACCTCCTGCGCACCGCAGTCCACCTGGCCAAAGGGTGCTACAAGGGCCAGGAGACGGTCGCCCGTGTTCATAACCTGGGCCATCCGCCGCGGCGGTTGGTCTTCCTCCAGCTGGACGGCTCGCAGCACACCCTCCCGGCTGTGGGCAGCGAAGTACGCCTGGGGGAGCGCAAAGTGGGAACGGTGACCTCCGTGGTGCAGCACTACGAAATGGGCCCCGTGGCACTCGCAGTCATAAAGCGTTCGGTCTCTCCGGATGAAATACTGACGGTCGTAGACGGCGACGAACCCTACACGGCCGCGCAGGAAGTCATTGTGGCTCCCGATGCAGGGCAAGTTGTGGGCCGCCAGACCGGATTCCTGAAGGGAACACACCGATGA
- a CDS encoding ankyrin repeat domain-containing protein, giving the protein MTDHADIPGAGPAGPDDETLALAHALFDAARQGDTALLGSYLDAGAPANMTNASGDSLLMLAAYHGHAPAVQLLLQHGADANAVNDRGQTPLAGAAFKGYADVAEALLGAGADPDAGAPSARAAAEMFARTDIQALLG; this is encoded by the coding sequence ATGACTGACCACGCTGACATCCCGGGAGCCGGCCCCGCCGGCCCCGACGACGAAACACTGGCCTTGGCCCACGCCCTCTTTGACGCGGCACGCCAAGGCGACACCGCGCTCCTGGGCAGCTACCTCGATGCAGGCGCGCCGGCCAACATGACCAACGCCTCCGGCGACTCCCTGCTGATGCTGGCTGCATACCACGGCCACGCCCCGGCAGTGCAGCTGCTCCTGCAGCACGGTGCCGATGCCAACGCCGTCAACGACCGGGGCCAGACGCCGCTCGCCGGCGCCGCCTTCAAGGGCTACGCGGACGTCGCCGAGGCACTCCTGGGAGCAGGCGCTGACCCGGATGCCGGAGCGCCGTCGGCACGGGCTGCGGCAGAAATGTTTGCAAGGACCGACATCCAGGCCCTGCTCGGCTGA
- a CDS encoding PadR family transcriptional regulator, with the protein MPRSAPLTPLGISALSLLVEEPMHPYEMYQLLMARHEDRLVKVRPGTLYHAVGRLEERGLVEAAGTDREGNRPERTTYRITPAGREALTARLQDMLAEPVNEYPSFPLAVAEAYNLPAGVVLDLLDRRLVLLQEQLEFLQTAEAAVRTKDVARKYWIDLQYQQTMLRSETGWIRSLQDQLRSGELPW; encoded by the coding sequence ATGCCCCGATCCGCCCCGCTGACGCCGCTCGGCATCTCTGCCTTGTCGCTCCTCGTCGAAGAACCGATGCACCCGTACGAGATGTACCAGCTGCTGATGGCCAGACACGAAGACCGGTTGGTCAAGGTCCGCCCCGGAACCCTCTATCACGCCGTCGGCAGGCTCGAAGAGCGGGGCCTGGTGGAAGCGGCCGGAACGGACCGGGAGGGCAACCGGCCGGAACGGACCACCTACCGGATTACGCCCGCCGGCCGGGAAGCCTTGACGGCCCGCCTGCAGGACATGCTCGCCGAGCCGGTCAACGAATACCCGTCGTTCCCGCTGGCCGTGGCCGAGGCGTACAACCTGCCCGCCGGCGTCGTCCTGGACCTCCTGGACCGACGGCTGGTTCTGCTGCAGGAACAACTGGAGTTCCTGCAGACAGCCGAGGCGGCCGTCCGGACGAAGGACGTGGCACGCAAGTACTGGATTGACCTCCAGTACCAACAGACCATGCTGCGGTCCGAGACGGGCTGGATACGCAGCCTGCAGGACCAGCTCCGCTCCGGGGAACTCCCCTGGTAG